In one window of Nitrospirota bacterium DNA:
- a CDS encoding DUF1015 domain-containing protein → MANLIPFRGVLYNPASVGDIAKVVAPPYDIIDAAGQAALHERHPNNVIRIELGLDEPGDGPGRNRYTRAADLLRDWLAKGALTRDAAPAIYPYQIDYQAPGSSPGEGRRVLKGFLSTVELAEFGTGHIYPHENTRSAAKADRMELLSACRANVSPIFSLFSDPDGGVLALIDKSIDVHRPRFDFQDDTGCRQRLWTINDPSVLKTLTDALKPKPLFIADGHHRYETALAYRRRRRQEAGLPATGGLHPFDSVLMLFSSLEDPGLTVLPTHRVLTTSVPPLADIKRLLGETCDIEEVPRQQFLRTLRSRGQAAPVFGLALRGEAAPLLLSVKPSHRPKVGASERDKLDVSLLQTLVINRLCPNEADQHALIYTKDDQEALDLVAQDKATASLLLNPTKVAEVRAVAQAGERMPHKSTYFFPKPLTGLVINVMQE, encoded by the coding sequence GTGGCGAATCTGATTCCGTTCCGTGGCGTCCTGTACAATCCGGCATCCGTGGGCGATATCGCCAAGGTGGTGGCCCCTCCGTACGACATCATCGACGCGGCGGGCCAGGCCGCCCTGCACGAGCGCCACCCCAACAACGTAATCCGCATCGAGCTGGGCCTGGACGAGCCGGGCGACGGCCCGGGACGGAACCGGTACACCCGCGCGGCGGACCTGTTGCGCGACTGGCTGGCCAAGGGCGCGCTCACGCGCGATGCGGCGCCGGCGATCTATCCTTACCAGATCGACTACCAAGCGCCCGGCTCAAGCCCAGGGGAAGGGCGGCGGGTGCTGAAGGGTTTCCTGTCCACGGTGGAACTGGCGGAGTTCGGCACCGGTCACATCTACCCGCACGAGAACACGCGCTCCGCGGCCAAGGCCGACCGGATGGAACTGCTCTCGGCCTGCCGCGCCAACGTGAGCCCGATCTTCTCCCTGTTTTCCGATCCGGACGGCGGAGTCCTGGCCTTGATCGACAAGTCCATCGACGTGCATCGTCCGCGGTTTGATTTTCAGGACGACACCGGGTGCCGGCAGCGGCTCTGGACCATCAACGACCCGTCGGTTCTGAAGACGCTGACCGACGCCCTCAAGCCCAAACCGCTCTTCATCGCCGACGGGCACCATCGTTATGAGACCGCCCTGGCCTACCGGCGGCGCCGGCGCCAAGAAGCGGGCCTACCGGCCACCGGCGGGCTGCATCCGTTCGACAGCGTACTCATGCTGTTTTCCAGTTTGGAAGATCCGGGGCTGACCGTGCTGCCGACCCATCGGGTGCTCACCACGTCCGTGCCGCCGCTTGCCGACATCAAGCGACTGCTTGGCGAGACCTGCGACATCGAGGAGGTTCCCCGGCAACAGTTTCTGCGCACGCTCCGAAGCCGCGGGCAGGCTGCACCGGTTTTCGGCCTGGCGCTCCGCGGCGAGGCGGCCCCCCTGTTGCTCTCGGTCAAGCCGAGCCACCGGCCGAAAGTCGGCGCCTCGGAACGGGATAAGCTCGATGTATCGCTCCTGCAAACCCTGGTCATAAACCGGCTCTGCCCCAACGAGGCCGATCAGCATGCCTTGATCTATACCAAGGACGATCAGGAAGCCCTCGACCTTGTCGCCCAGGACAAGGCCACCGCCTCGCTGCTGCTCAATCCGACGAAGGTCGCGGAAGTGCGCGCGGTCGCCCAAGCCGGCGAACGGATGCCCCACAAGTCCACCTATTTCTTCCCGAAACCTTTGACAGGGCTGGTGATAAACGTGATGCAAGAGTAG
- the amrA gene encoding AmmeMemoRadiSam system protein A produces the protein MTRHATHPLVGLATQAIAAFLADRQVLEPPAALYEAWPEALRPAGAFVCLKHEGRLRGCIGTTEPLHETLAIEVVRNAIGAATRDPRFPPVQMYELASLSIAVDILGPCEPVSGLEALDPARYGIVVRAGEKRSVLLPAIEGIRSVSEQVAAARVKAGLGADDPVELLRFEVQRFH, from the coding sequence ATGACTCGTCACGCGACGCATCCCTTGGTCGGGCTGGCCACGCAGGCGATTGCGGCGTTCCTCGCCGATCGACAGGTGCTGGAGCCCCCGGCCGCTCTCTACGAGGCCTGGCCGGAGGCGCTCCGCCCCGCCGGAGCGTTTGTCTGCCTCAAGCACGAAGGACGTCTCCGCGGCTGCATCGGCACGACCGAACCATTGCACGAGACCCTGGCGATCGAGGTCGTCCGGAACGCCATCGGCGCCGCCACGCGCGATCCCCGGTTCCCGCCGGTGCAGATGTACGAACTGGCGAGCCTGTCTATCGCCGTCGATATCCTCGGCCCCTGCGAGCCGGTGTCCGGCCTCGAGGCGTTGGACCCAGCCCGGTATGGCATCGTCGTGCGGGCGGGCGAGAAACGGAGCGTGCTCCTGCCCGCCATCGAGGGCATCCGTTCCGTTTCGGAACAAGTGGCGGCGGCGCGGGTCAAGGCCGGCCTGGGCGCCGACGATCCGGTCGAACTCTTGCGCTTTGAAGTCCAACGTTTTCATTGA
- a CDS encoding polyprenyl synthetase family protein, producing MRPGPATATFQSMADVWEAYGEELDGVEDHIRKNLDSSVTLVNTVSAHILSSGGKRIRPLLLLLCARLCGNTSSDPQSLGSLVEFIHTATLLHDDVVDDADLRRGRQTARKVWSNQISILVGDYLYSHAMRQIVTFKNQAVNETLAEACSKMAEGEVLQLYHHGSIAMTEDDYIRIVEHKTASLIATSCRIGAIIGLASEEQQTALFRFGEYIGIAFQMADDTLDYTANGARLGKTLGQDLREGKITLPLLHLLQHCPEPDRQMIKDRLETRTLSDTDLQRIIALMQDYGSIAYAMERARVYVAAATRSLALFNDSPAMRALVIVADYMVNRDR from the coding sequence ATGCGACCGGGCCCCGCCACTGCGACATTCCAGAGCATGGCCGATGTGTGGGAGGCCTACGGCGAGGAACTGGACGGCGTCGAGGATCATATCCGGAAGAACCTCGATTCGTCCGTCACCCTCGTCAACACCGTCTCGGCCCACATTCTCAGCAGCGGAGGCAAGCGCATCCGCCCCCTCCTGCTGCTGCTCTGCGCCCGGCTGTGCGGGAACACCTCCTCCGATCCGCAGAGTCTCGGCAGTCTCGTCGAATTCATTCATACCGCCACGCTCCTGCACGACGATGTGGTGGACGACGCCGACCTGCGCCGCGGCCGGCAGACCGCCCGCAAAGTCTGGAGCAATCAAATCAGCATCCTCGTCGGCGACTATCTCTATTCCCATGCCATGCGGCAAATCGTGACCTTCAAAAACCAGGCCGTCAACGAAACGCTGGCGGAAGCCTGCAGCAAGATGGCGGAAGGCGAAGTGCTGCAACTCTACCATCACGGCAGCATCGCCATGACCGAAGACGACTATATCCGGATCGTGGAGCATAAAACGGCGAGCCTGATCGCCACGTCCTGCCGCATCGGCGCCATCATCGGCCTCGCCTCCGAAGAACAGCAAACGGCGCTGTTCCGGTTCGGCGAGTACATCGGCATCGCCTTTCAAATGGCGGACGACACGCTCGACTACACGGCCAACGGAGCGCGGTTGGGTAAAACGCTGGGGCAGGATCTGCGGGAGGGCAAGATCACGCTCCCGCTGCTCCACTTGCTGCAACACTGCCCGGAGCCGGACCGGCAGATGATCAAGGATCGTCTGGAGACCCGGACTCTGTCAGACACCGACCTGCAACGGATCATCGCGCTGATGCAGGACTATGGCTCCATCGCCTACGCGATGGAGCGGGCGCGCGTCTACGTCGCGGCAGCCACCCGGAGCCTGGCCCTGTTCAACGATTCGCCGGCCATGCGCGCGCTGGTCATCGTCGCCGACTACATGGTCAACCGCGACCGATAA
- a CDS encoding glutamate synthase large subunit — protein MNIPGLPPKQGLYDPRNEKDGCGIGFVASIKGHKSHGIVRQGLQVLENLYHRGAQGCDPCTGDGAGILLQIPHEFLRRAAADARVKLPGAGEYGVGMVFLPPDAASRKQCEGLVEKVVAEEKARLLGWRDVPVKSDAIGVQARRTEPAIRQVFIARDTLNEAQFERKLYVIRKRIENAIRQSAIEGREYFYIPSLSGNTIVYKGLLLPHQMAAYYQDLTDASVISALALVHSRFSTNTFPTWPLAHPYRYICHNGEINTLKGNVNWMRARQGRLGSDLFGTDIPKLFPIVHDQQSDSACLDNALEFLVLGGRSLPHAMMMLIPEPWVGNPQMDLDRRGFYEYHAAMMEPWDGPAAVCFTDGKLIGATLDRNGLRPCRYQVTTDDLVVLASEAGVLPAEAKQIRQKGRLQPGRMFLVDTAQGRIIDDEEIKADIVGRKPYRAWVTQYRISLDELPEPLNVPQPDHPTIRQRQQAFGYTVEELKMVITPMVVTGEETISSMGTDTPLAVLSERPQLLFKYFKQLFAQVTNPPIDPIREQLVMSLVTNIGPKPNVMQETPEACRRIKVQQPILTNSDLEKIREIADPHFKSKTLRMLFRVAEGPEGLGAAVDNLCREASQAIKDGYKFLILSDRGVNEEWAPIPSLLGISAVHHHLVRECTRTEVGLILETGEPRDVHHFACLIGYGAGTINPYLVFETLVDMERDGYLPEGLDAVTAEGKFIKAINKGLLKIFSKMGISTVQSYCGAQIFEAIGLNHETVDRYFTGTPSRVEGMGIREIGEETLRRHRLAYEPAPIRQLDFGGEIHYRVQGEHHNWNPETIYKLQHATKHNDPKTFKEFAALVNDESKRRSNLRGLLDFKFLPEPLPLEEVEPAKDIVKRFTTGAMSFGAISKEAHETLAIAMNRIGAKSNTGEGGEDPERFAPLPNGDSKNSYIKQVASARFGVTSHYLVNARELQIKMAQGAKPGEGGQLPGHKVDEVIAKLRYSTPGVQLISPPPHHDIYSIEDLAQLIFDLKNSNPQAAISVKLVSEVGVGTVAAGVAKAHADKVLISGDSGGTGASPLSSIKYAGIPWELGLAETHQTLVLNDLRGRIRVETDGQLKTGRDVTIAALLGAEEFGFSTAPLIVEGCIMMRKCHLNTCPVGVATQDPVLRKKFAGQPEHVVNYFFFVAEEMRELMAKLGFRTVAEMVGRVDKLKAQKAVEHWKAKGLDLTALLAKPQVGADVATHCVQVQDHGLAGILDNKLVELCKPAIERGEKVTLDLPIRNVNRTAGTMLSSHIARKYGLEGLPPDTITIKFTGSAGQSFGAFLSKGITLMLEGESNDYLGKGLSGGKIIVVPPKGATFVPEETILIGNTSLYGATQGEAYCYGMAGERFAVRNSGVNAVIEGTGDHGCEYMTGGVVVVLGKTGRNFAAGMSGGVAFVLNEDGKFEQRCNLGMVELEKVVTAEDKQILKAMLEAHLKYTGSRKAKAVLDGWQAMLPKFVKIMPSDYKRVLAERKAVAAKDKAHKDKELAAH, from the coding sequence ATGAACATTCCAGGACTCCCCCCCAAGCAAGGCCTTTACGACCCCCGGAACGAGAAGGACGGCTGCGGCATCGGCTTCGTGGCCAGCATCAAAGGGCACAAGTCGCACGGCATCGTCCGACAGGGGCTGCAGGTCCTTGAGAACCTCTATCACCGCGGCGCCCAGGGGTGCGATCCCTGCACCGGCGACGGGGCTGGCATTCTGCTGCAGATCCCGCACGAGTTTCTGCGGCGGGCGGCGGCGGATGCGCGGGTGAAACTGCCGGGCGCGGGCGAGTATGGCGTGGGGATGGTGTTTTTGCCGCCCGACGCGGCGTCCCGCAAGCAGTGCGAGGGGCTCGTCGAGAAGGTCGTGGCGGAGGAGAAAGCCCGGTTGTTGGGCTGGCGCGACGTGCCGGTCAAGAGCGACGCGATCGGCGTCCAGGCGCGCCGGACCGAGCCGGCGATCCGCCAGGTGTTCATCGCCCGCGACACCCTGAACGAAGCGCAATTCGAGCGCAAGCTCTACGTGATCCGGAAACGGATCGAGAACGCGATTCGCCAGTCCGCCATCGAAGGGCGGGAGTACTTCTACATTCCCAGCCTGTCGGGCAATACGATCGTCTACAAGGGCTTGCTGCTCCCGCATCAGATGGCGGCCTATTACCAGGACCTGACGGATGCCAGCGTGATCAGCGCCCTGGCCCTGGTCCATTCCCGTTTCAGCACCAATACGTTCCCGACTTGGCCGCTGGCCCATCCCTACCGCTACATCTGCCACAACGGCGAAATCAACACGCTCAAGGGCAACGTGAACTGGATGCGGGCGCGCCAGGGCCGGCTCGGGTCGGACCTGTTCGGGACGGACATCCCCAAGCTGTTTCCGATCGTCCACGATCAGCAGAGCGACTCGGCCTGTCTCGACAATGCGCTCGAGTTTCTGGTCTTGGGCGGGCGTTCCCTGCCGCACGCGATGATGATGCTGATCCCGGAGCCCTGGGTCGGCAACCCGCAGATGGACCTGGACCGGCGCGGATTTTACGAGTACCACGCGGCCATGATGGAGCCCTGGGACGGTCCGGCCGCCGTCTGCTTCACCGACGGCAAGCTGATCGGCGCCACGCTGGACCGGAACGGCCTGCGGCCCTGCCGGTACCAAGTCACGACCGACGATCTGGTGGTGTTGGCGTCCGAGGCGGGGGTGCTGCCGGCCGAGGCGAAACAGATTCGCCAGAAGGGCCGCCTCCAGCCGGGGCGCATGTTCCTGGTGGACACGGCGCAGGGCCGCATCATCGACGACGAAGAGATCAAGGCCGACATCGTGGGCCGGAAACCCTACCGGGCCTGGGTGACCCAATACCGCATCTCCCTGGATGAATTGCCGGAGCCGTTGAACGTGCCGCAGCCGGACCATCCGACGATCCGGCAGCGCCAGCAGGCGTTCGGGTACACGGTGGAAGAGCTCAAGATGGTCATCACGCCGATGGTGGTGACCGGCGAGGAGACGATTTCGTCGATGGGGACCGACACGCCGCTGGCCGTCCTCTCCGAACGGCCGCAACTCCTGTTCAAGTACTTCAAGCAGCTGTTCGCCCAGGTGACCAACCCGCCGATCGACCCCATCCGCGAACAGCTCGTGATGTCGTTGGTGACGAACATCGGGCCCAAGCCCAACGTGATGCAGGAAACGCCGGAGGCCTGTCGCCGGATCAAGGTGCAGCAGCCGATCCTGACGAACTCGGACCTGGAGAAGATTCGCGAGATCGCCGACCCCCATTTCAAGAGCAAGACGTTGCGGATGCTGTTCCGCGTGGCGGAGGGGCCGGAAGGGCTGGGCGCGGCGGTGGACAATCTGTGCCGCGAGGCGTCCCAGGCGATCAAGGACGGGTACAAGTTCCTGATCCTGAGCGACCGCGGCGTGAACGAAGAATGGGCGCCGATCCCGAGCCTGCTGGGGATCTCGGCCGTGCACCATCATCTCGTGCGCGAATGCACGAGGACCGAGGTCGGGCTGATCCTGGAGACCGGCGAGCCGCGCGACGTGCACCACTTCGCCTGCCTCATCGGCTACGGGGCCGGGACGATCAATCCCTATCTCGTATTCGAGACGCTCGTGGACATGGAGCGGGACGGATACCTGCCGGAGGGGCTGGACGCGGTCACCGCCGAGGGCAAATTCATCAAGGCGATCAACAAGGGCCTGCTCAAGATCTTCTCCAAAATGGGGATCTCCACCGTCCAGTCCTACTGCGGCGCGCAGATCTTCGAGGCCATCGGGCTCAACCACGAAACCGTGGACCGCTACTTCACCGGGACGCCCTCGCGCGTCGAAGGCATGGGCATCCGGGAAATCGGTGAGGAGACGCTGCGCCGCCATCGTCTGGCCTACGAGCCGGCGCCGATCCGTCAACTGGACTTCGGCGGCGAAATCCATTACCGCGTCCAGGGCGAACACCACAACTGGAACCCGGAGACGATCTACAAGCTCCAGCACGCGACCAAGCACAATGATCCGAAGACCTTCAAGGAGTTCGCCGCGCTGGTCAACGACGAGAGCAAGCGGCGCTCGAATCTGCGCGGCCTGCTCGACTTCAAATTCCTGCCCGAGCCGCTTCCTCTCGAGGAAGTCGAACCGGCCAAGGATATCGTCAAACGGTTCACGACCGGCGCCATGTCCTTCGGGGCGATCAGCAAAGAGGCGCATGAAACTCTGGCCATCGCGATGAACCGCATCGGGGCCAAAAGCAACACGGGCGAAGGCGGGGAAGACCCGGAGCGGTTTGCTCCGCTGCCGAACGGAGACAGCAAGAACTCCTACATCAAGCAGGTCGCGTCGGCCCGGTTCGGGGTCACGTCCCATTACCTGGTCAACGCCCGCGAATTGCAGATCAAGATGGCGCAGGGAGCCAAGCCGGGCGAGGGCGGCCAGTTGCCGGGCCACAAGGTGGACGAGGTCATCGCGAAGCTGCGGTATTCCACGCCGGGCGTGCAGTTGATTTCGCCGCCCCCGCATCATGACATCTATTCGATTGAGGATCTCGCCCAATTGATCTTCGACCTGAAGAATTCAAATCCGCAGGCGGCGATTTCGGTCAAACTGGTCTCGGAAGTCGGGGTGGGCACGGTGGCCGCCGGCGTGGCGAAGGCGCATGCGGACAAGGTGTTGATCAGCGGCGATTCGGGCGGAACCGGAGCCTCTCCGCTGTCCTCCATCAAGTACGCCGGCATTCCCTGGGAACTGGGCCTGGCCGAAACCCACCAAACGCTCGTGCTCAACGATCTGCGCGGCCGCATCCGTGTGGAAACCGACGGGCAGTTGAAGACCGGCCGCGATGTGACCATTGCCGCGCTGCTGGGAGCCGAGGAATTCGGTTTTTCGACGGCGCCGCTGATTGTCGAAGGCTGCATCATGATGCGCAAGTGTCACCTGAACACCTGCCCGGTGGGGGTGGCGACCCAGGACCCGGTCCTGCGCAAGAAATTCGCGGGCCAGCCGGAGCATGTGGTCAACTATTTCTTCTTCGTGGCGGAGGAGATGCGCGAACTCATGGCCAAGCTGGGGTTCCGCACGGTGGCCGAGATGGTCGGCCGCGTGGACAAGCTCAAGGCCCAGAAGGCGGTCGAGCATTGGAAAGCCAAAGGGCTCGACTTGACCGCGCTGCTCGCCAAGCCTCAGGTGGGGGCGGATGTCGCGACGCATTGTGTCCAGGTGCAGGACCATGGTCTGGCCGGCATTCTGGACAACAAGTTGGTGGAACTGTGCAAGCCGGCCATCGAACGGGGCGAGAAGGTGACGCTGGACCTGCCGATCCGGAACGTGAACCGGACCGCGGGCACTATGCTGTCCAGCCACATCGCCCGCAAGTACGGGCTGGAAGGATTGCCGCCGGACACGATCACGATTAAGTTCACCGGCTCAGCCGGACAGTCCTTCGGAGCGTTCCTGTCCAAGGGGATCACGCTGATGCTGGAGGGGGAGTCGAACGACTATCTGGGCAAAGGATTGTCCGGCGGCAAGATCATCGTGGTGCCGCCCAAGGGCGCCACGTTCGTGCCGGAAGAGACCATCCTGATCGGCAACACCTCGCTCTACGGAGCCACGCAGGGCGAAGCCTATTGCTATGGGATGGCGGGCGAACGGTTCGCCGTGCGCAACAGCGGGGTGAACGCGGTCATCGAAGGCACCGGCGACCATGGCTGTGAGTATATGACGGGCGGGGTCGTGGTGGTGCTTGGCAAGACCGGCCGGAATTTCGCCGCCGGCATGTCGGGCGGCGTCGCCTTCGTGTTGAACGAGGACGGGAAATTCGAACAGCGCTGTAACCTCGGCATGGTGGAATTGGAGAAAGTCGTCACGGCCGAGGACAAGCAGATTCTCAAGGCCATGCTGGAAGCGCATCTGAAGTACACGGGTAGCCGCAAGGCCAAGGCGGTGCTGGACGGCTGGCAAGCGATGCTGCCGAAGTTTGTGAAGATCATGCCGAGCGATTACAAGCGGGTGTTGGCGGAGCGCAAGGCGGTGGCGGCGAAGGACAAGGCGCACAAGGACAAGGAGCTGGCGGCCCATTAG
- a CDS encoding glutamate synthase subunit beta — protein MADPKGFMKYAREGPQRRPVELRVQDWKELYEPMPEDKLKAQGARCMDCGVPFCQSTNGCPVVNLIPEWNDLVHRGRWKDALKALHTTNNFPEFTGRLCPAPCESACVLGINEDPVSIRVVEWNIIDKGFDEGWVQPILPTSSTGKTVAIVGSGPAGLAAAQQLARAGHKVTVFEKADRIGGLLRYGIPDFKMEKWVLDRRLDQMKAEGVEFKPGVHIGADISGEELRRQFDAVGLAMGAEQPRELPVPGRELKGIYLAMDYLTQQNKRNAGDRTTAEPITAKGKRVVIIGGGDTGSDCLGTAHRQGCAEVHQFELLPEPPPKRASSTPWPLWPMQLRTSHAHEEGCDRQWSVSTTKFTGHGGQVTKLHAQRVSFENGKFVPVPDSAFELNADLVLLAMGFTGPVKNGLLDGLGVKYDARGNAAADQNYMTNVAGVFAGGDVRRGASLIVWAIAEGRKMAAAVDQYLRAGQSAKSAAA, from the coding sequence ATGGCTGATCCAAAAGGCTTCATGAAATATGCCCGGGAGGGCCCCCAGCGCCGGCCGGTCGAACTCCGCGTGCAGGACTGGAAAGAGCTGTATGAGCCGATGCCGGAGGACAAGCTCAAGGCGCAAGGCGCGCGCTGCATGGACTGCGGTGTCCCCTTCTGCCAGAGCACGAATGGCTGTCCCGTCGTCAACCTGATCCCCGAATGGAACGACCTGGTCCACCGGGGGCGGTGGAAGGACGCGCTCAAGGCGCTTCACACGACGAACAATTTTCCGGAGTTCACGGGGCGGCTCTGCCCGGCCCCCTGCGAGTCGGCCTGCGTGCTCGGCATCAACGAGGACCCGGTCTCGATCCGCGTCGTTGAGTGGAACATCATCGACAAGGGCTTCGACGAGGGCTGGGTCCAGCCCATCCTGCCGACCTCGTCCACGGGGAAAACGGTGGCCATCGTCGGCTCCGGCCCGGCCGGCCTCGCCGCTGCGCAACAGTTGGCCCGCGCCGGGCATAAAGTGACGGTATTCGAGAAAGCGGATCGCATCGGCGGGCTCCTGCGCTACGGCATTCCCGACTTCAAGATGGAAAAGTGGGTTCTGGACCGCCGTCTGGATCAGATGAAGGCCGAGGGGGTCGAGTTCAAACCCGGCGTCCATATCGGGGCGGACATCAGCGGCGAGGAGCTGCGTCGTCAGTTCGATGCCGTGGGTCTCGCGATGGGCGCCGAGCAGCCACGCGAGCTGCCGGTCCCCGGCCGTGAGCTGAAGGGCATCTACCTGGCTATGGATTACCTCACCCAGCAGAATAAGCGCAACGCGGGGGATCGGACGACTGCCGAGCCGATCACGGCGAAAGGCAAGCGCGTGGTGATCATCGGCGGCGGCGACACGGGCTCGGACTGTTTGGGGACTGCGCACCGGCAGGGCTGTGCCGAGGTGCATCAGTTCGAGTTGCTGCCGGAGCCTCCGCCGAAACGGGCCTCTTCCACACCCTGGCCTTTGTGGCCGATGCAGCTTCGCACCTCCCATGCGCATGAGGAGGGCTGTGACCGCCAGTGGAGCGTCTCGACCACCAAGTTCACGGGCCACGGCGGCCAGGTCACGAAACTCCACGCGCAACGGGTTTCCTTCGAGAACGGGAAGTTCGTCCCGGTCCCCGACTCAGCGTTCGAACTCAACGCGGATTTGGTCCTGCTGGCCATGGGCTTCACGGGTCCGGTCAAGAACGGACTCCTCGACGGTCTGGGCGTCAAGTACGATGCGCGGGGCAATGCGGCGGCCGATCAAAACTACATGACGAATGTGGCGGGGGTCTTCGCGGGGGGGGATGTGCGGCGGGGCGCCTCGTTGATCGTCTGGGCCATCGCCGAGGGCCGCAAGATGGCCGCCGCCGTGGACCAGTACCTCCGGGCCGGCCAGTCCGCCAAATCGGCGGCTGCCTGA
- a CDS encoding glycosyltransferase family 2 protein has protein sequence MGASARTPDLLHPAYLAQTPRSGRISGGAVAPEHQESLDPGLCAGADRPHQPVRDGPAQKHAGALENAWRLSVLRAPCYDARDRQAHPPGEVGMKNAPTVTIVIPTKNEAGGIATVIQEVKRYADEVLVIDGHSTDGTADLARQAGARVILDNGRGKGAGLRLGIAEASGDILVCIDADGSHDPASIPALLAPILQDQADLVIGSRHRGGSDEWHGDLDNYLRSVGGGIITIAINYRWNVRITDALNGFRAIRKPVASALDLTANDFDIEQQMVTRCLRKGFRVTEVASHEYLRKWGHSKLPTYRRGYLFLGRLFLDLIGL, from the coding sequence ATGGGTGCGTCCGCCCGAACACCTGACCTACTTCACCCCGCTTACCTTGCGCAGACTCCTCGATCAGGGAGGATTTCGGGTGGAGCAGTTGCACCGGAGCACCAAGAAAGTCTTGACCCTGGACTATGTGCTGGCGCTGACCGCCCGCACCAACCCGTTCGCGACGGCCCTGCTCAAAAGCACGCTGGGGCGCTGGAAAACGCTTGGCGCCTATCTGTTCTCCGTGCCCCTTGCTACGATGCTCGCGATCGCCAGGCCCATCCCCCAGGAGAAGTCGGCATGAAAAACGCCCCCACCGTCACCATCGTGATTCCCACCAAGAACGAAGCCGGCGGCATCGCCACCGTGATACAGGAGGTCAAGCGCTACGCGGACGAAGTCCTCGTCATCGACGGCCATTCGACCGACGGCACGGCCGATTTGGCCAGGCAGGCCGGAGCCCGCGTGATCCTGGACAACGGCCGTGGCAAGGGCGCGGGGCTCAGATTGGGCATTGCGGAAGCGAGCGGCGACATTCTGGTCTGCATCGATGCCGACGGCTCCCATGATCCAGCGTCGATTCCCGCACTGCTGGCGCCGATCCTGCAGGATCAGGCCGACCTGGTCATCGGCTCGCGTCACCGGGGCGGCAGCGACGAATGGCACGGCGACCTGGATAACTACCTGCGGAGCGTCGGCGGAGGGATTATTACGATTGCCATCAACTATCGCTGGAACGTCCGGATCACCGACGCGTTGAACGGGTTCCGGGCGATCCGGAAACCGGTGGCCTCGGCCCTGGACCTGACCGCCAACGATTTCGACATCGAGCAGCAGATGGTGACCCGCTGTCTCAGGAAGGGCTTCCGCGTCACGGAGGTGGCCAGCCACGAATACCTGCGCAAGTGGGGCCATTCCAAGCTGCCGACCTATCGCAGAGGCTATCTCTTCCTGGGCCGGCTGTTCCTGGATCTGATCGGTCTCTAA
- a CDS encoding class I SAM-dependent methyltransferase: MADPSLIQVRCPLCDEGGSRPKFTKDGFSIVECPVCRLLYVNPRPPRTWLDAWYRHEYFSFSQEDTAGMQHVQHGAIKTATARSRLQLFDAPLSNGRLVDIGCGGGFFVRAATAGGWDAVGLEPSVKAARCAAQTQRIRVIAGRLEEAPFAAGRFDVITMFDVLEHVATPRTVLAEARRLLAPGGRLVIETPNMAGWMPRLMGKRHPWVRPPEHLTYFTPLTLRRLLDQGGFRVEQLHRSTKKVLTLDYVLALTARTNPFATALLKSTLGRWKTLGAYLFSVPLATMLAIARPIPQEKSA; the protein is encoded by the coding sequence ATGGCTGACCCATCGCTGATTCAAGTCCGGTGCCCTCTGTGCGACGAAGGCGGATCTCGCCCCAAGTTTACCAAGGATGGATTTTCGATCGTCGAATGCCCGGTCTGTCGGTTACTGTACGTCAACCCGAGGCCGCCCAGAACGTGGCTCGACGCCTGGTACCGGCATGAATATTTCTCCTTCTCGCAGGAGGATACCGCCGGCATGCAACACGTGCAGCATGGAGCCATAAAGACCGCCACGGCTCGCTCGCGACTTCAGTTGTTCGACGCACCGCTCTCCAACGGCCGGCTCGTGGACATCGGGTGCGGAGGCGGATTTTTCGTCCGCGCGGCGACAGCCGGCGGCTGGGATGCCGTGGGGCTCGAACCGTCCGTCAAGGCGGCGCGCTGCGCAGCCCAGACGCAACGGATCAGGGTCATCGCCGGACGGCTGGAAGAAGCGCCCTTTGCCGCGGGACGTTTCGACGTGATCACGATGTTCGACGTGCTGGAACATGTCGCTACTCCCCGGACAGTTCTGGCTGAGGCCCGCCGCCTGCTAGCTCCGGGAGGCCGGCTCGTGATCGAGACGCCGAACATGGCCGGCTGGATGCCCCGCTTGATGGGGAAACGGCATCCATGGGTGCGTCCGCCCGAACACCTGACCTACTTCACCCCGCTTACCTTGCGCAGACTCCTCGATCAGGGAGGATTTCGGGTGGAGCAGTTGCACCGGAGCACCAAGAAAGTCTTGACCCTGGACTATGTGCTGGCGCTGACCGCCCGCACCAACCCGTTCGCGACGGCCCTGCTCAAAAGCACGCTGGGGCGCTGGAAAACGCTTGGCGCCTATCTGTTCTCCGTGCCCCTTGCTACGATGCTCGCGATCGCCAGGCCCATCCCCCAGGAGAAGTCGGCATGA